The following are encoded in a window of Sandaracinaceae bacterium genomic DNA:
- a CDS encoding AraC family transcriptional regulator produces MDTPAARVSRAELYRVTALALALTNDSALGLRWAENVTDRTFAPLSHVIAHASSLRRGFELLAEFYPLLSDQVSYQVSETEEQVVLRAPLPVGASEPVQRLTAELTLAGFWGFVRSFHPSASPIAVSFEYAAPAHRHEYSRWFNGKERFDQGETGIIFDRALLDLTSRYRDDEILEVMQKVAEQQLHQLVSGTPFAVRVRNHMAERATTERADMQSVARAMGLSERSLRRRLSAEETSFEALHTEAQGAAAKHLLAHQGRSIQEAAHEMGFSDASTFHRAFKRWTGMTPGAFIAFEASIDKRT; encoded by the coding sequence GTGGACACGCCCGCCGCGCGCGTGAGCCGCGCGGAGCTGTACCGGGTCACGGCGCTGGCGCTGGCGCTGACGAACGACTCAGCCCTCGGTCTCCGTTGGGCCGAGAACGTGACCGACCGGACGTTCGCGCCGCTGTCCCACGTGATCGCCCACGCTTCGAGCCTGAGGCGGGGGTTCGAGCTCTTGGCGGAGTTCTACCCGTTGCTGAGCGACCAGGTGTCCTACCAGGTCAGCGAAACCGAGGAGCAAGTGGTCTTGCGCGCGCCGCTGCCGGTCGGCGCGTCCGAGCCGGTCCAGCGCCTCACCGCTGAGCTGACGCTGGCCGGGTTCTGGGGCTTCGTGCGGTCGTTTCACCCCAGCGCATCTCCCATCGCGGTGAGCTTCGAGTACGCGGCGCCCGCCCACCGACACGAGTACTCGCGCTGGTTCAATGGCAAGGAACGCTTCGACCAGGGCGAGACGGGCATCATCTTCGATCGTGCGTTGCTCGACCTGACCTCGCGCTACCGCGACGACGAGATCCTCGAGGTCATGCAGAAGGTCGCCGAACAGCAGCTGCACCAGCTGGTGAGCGGCACGCCCTTCGCGGTGCGGGTCCGCAACCACATGGCGGAGCGCGCCACGACCGAGCGCGCAGACATGCAGAGCGTGGCGCGGGCCATGGGCTTGAGCGAACGCTCGCTCCGCAGGCGGCTCTCCGCCGAGGAGACCTCCTTCGAGGCGCTGCACACGGAGGCCCAAGGGGCCGCGGCCAAACACCTCCTGGCGCACCAGGGTCGCTCCATTCAAGAGGCCGCACACGAGATGGGCTTCTCCGATGCGAGCACGTTTCACCGAGCGTTCAAGCGATGGACAGGAATGACACCCGGTGCCTTTATCGCATTTGAAGCGAGCATCGACAAGCGCACATAG